The Maridesulfovibrio salexigens DSM 2638 region AAGCAAGGCTCGCTCGCTACCGGAATGGACAAAAATAGCGACATCACTGAAAGGCCAGTCATTATAGTAAAAACGGCGAATGGCAGCCTTGCCGCTGATATCCCGGCCCAGCAATGCTTCAAAATTAAATTTATCTTTTGCTTCCACAACGTCAGACGCGGTATCGCCATCATGCTTTTCGGGGATACGGACACTCAATGATTTTAACTGCGCCTCATAGCCAGCCAGATGATTGCGAGGGGTATTAAAATAACCGGAAGCCGAAATTTGTGTTTCCTTGTGGCTCAACTGAGCATCAAACACGGTCCGCAAAGGATTTTTTTTTTCAGCCTCACAAGTAATGCTGTAATCAAAGAGTGTAAAATCAAGAGCTTCGGCCTTGAACTGGAGCTGCTTCATGTCAATGGGGAAAGCTAATGATGCCTGTGCGTTAAAAGTCCCTCCGGTTGCAGAAGCAACAGTAAAGCTGCGCACGGAGACAACGGGCTTGCCGTCCTTAAGCTCGATATCGGCATCAATCTCGGAAATGCTGAGTTCCTGTTTCTTGCCATCCAAAGATTCCAGCACCAACACCAAATCCTTGGCGCTTACTGTCATCTTACCGGACAAGCCTTTGTTCGCGACACTAGTGGGAGGTGTGTGCAGTGCAAGAGACTTAAAAATCAAAGCACCTTTCGGCTTGATGGACTTCAGCTTGGCGGACTCACACAGGGATCGGGTAGCATTACGTCCACGCTCACTCTTCTGGGCCATTGCATAGAGTTCTCCGGCATCAACCTGAGCTTCATCAAGCGTAACCTGAAAAGTTCCGCCCTGCCCCATTTGCAAAGACAATCCCTTGCCGCTGGTGGAATCAAGCAGCAGCCCCCCGGCCTTGATATCCATAGTTCCTGCGGCACTATCCATACTAAAATCAAGATCTGTAGTTTCAAACCTTCCAGCCTCGGCCAGCTCTGGAATGGTGGAATTTGCCATGTAACCGAATCCGGTCAAAAATCCCAAAAAGGATGCCGGATCAATTGAACATTCCGTAGCCTGAAGATTAAGTTTCAACGGAGAAGTTGAAACCATATCCAACCGGCCGGAAAACTTGAACCCAAGCTCGGCAATTGAAGCACTGCGCACATTAAAGGCAAAGCCGCTGCTTTCCTTTTCAACACTTGCAGAGACAGTAAGAGGATCGGCCTGATAGCTGTTCGTCAGCTGCACCCTGCCGGAAACAACGTCAATCTTATCAGGAAATAAAGCGGGCAGTTCAAGAACACCGGAAGAAGCATCACCACTCTCTCGGTGAGCCTGCGCCATCACGTCCGGGTCCTGGAGAACCACATGACGCAGCTTAATCTCGCCGCTGAGCAGGCTGGGGATATCAGGGAAAATTTCCAGTTGCGGTATGCGGATAGTATCCATACCGCTCTGGACACGCAGGTTGGTAACCCGCAGGGAAGGAAGGGGGGAATAATGGAGTTCGATATCCTCCATTACCACCCCCATGTTGGTCATATCAGAAAGCAGCTTCTGTGCGGCATCCACAAAATGAACTCTGACAAGCACCATGGAACCGACCATAATCACGGCCGCAATAATTCCGCCAATGAGGAGTCCCTTCTTGTGCATCATCACAGACACCGCCTTTTTATTACTTAAGAACGAATACTACCCTTGCCTGTGCCAACAGATTGTACTTCTGGTCATAGGCAAATACGGTTGACGCATCTTCAACGCTGACAACAGCATCAGTTACGTTCTGCACAGTCTTGCCCTTAAGCACCATTGGAGACTTACTGCCCCAAGATTCAAGCAGGGCACGCGCTTTTTGCAGATCAGTTGTGTAACCCCCGCAGCCTCTTTCAATCAGGACCTGATTAAGTACCTTGGAAGGATCGAAAAGAACTTCATTCTTTTCGGTCAGGATGCGGTTAACCAGCGCTGGTTTAAAATCAAAGTCCCGTACGTCAACGATTATACCGTCAACCGGGGTGGCAACAGCTTCCTGAATCTTATCTGAAGCAGGCTCAGTAGTTTGAACGGCAGAATCAACCTTCTCGGCTACTTCTTCCTTAACTTCAGGCTTGTCTTCCACAACAGGCTTTTCTTTTTCCTTAATAGCCGGCATGGGAATAGAAGCTATTTCCTGTACCTTTTCAGGCTTGAAAGCAGGAATCTCACGAATCTTTAATTCCTGGGGTTCCTTGAGGATGATTTCATCAAAAGCACTGTACACGGAATCGTGACCGTGCAGGTTCAAGCGCAGACAAACCCGGGCATAACCTTCAGTACGATCAAAAGATTCACCGCAGGGAACAGCGCCGCGCAAGGTACCGTCAACAGTGGTTTTGACCTTTTCGCTTGCAAGCATCCCGTCACGAACAGTGGTTTGACCGCTCAGGCGCAATCCCTGAAATATTTCAAGCATCCTTCTTTGAGCAACCACTTCGGCGGCGCGTTTAGCACGGTAACGGCTCTGTCCCGCCTCGGACTCACCTATTACCTGAATGTACCCTTTCTGGAATACTTCATCCTGATTCACAACCTCTACAATCTTTTCCCCGGCAACAGCGGAGCCGGCAAAAAGCACTACCGTTGTCAGGGCTAGCAATATTTTTTTCACATTATCCTCCACTGTTAGTAAATATTCATAATGTTGCGCAGACGCATCAGGGAAAGAATGAGGTCAGCGCCATCCATATTGGCATCAGGACGGAAAGCACCGGACAGGTCGGTTTCCATCAGGTTGCGGTTAACCACGGTAACAATAGCGTTGTACCAGGCATCAGTGGCTTCCACGTCCGGATAGAGAGAATTTTTCTGCCCCATATGCTGAGTAGACATGGAATCATCACCTGTCAGCTTAATAAGCACATCCTCCAGCACAAAAGCCAATTCCTTGCGGGTCATGGGCTTCTTGGGATGAAAAAGGTAGGCACGGGTCTGCTCGTCATAAGTCGGCTCAAGCCCCCGGACATGCCACTTAAGCACAGTCATAATTTCAGGCTCAAACATATGCCCTACAACATCGGCGGGAGTGAATTCGGCTTTTTTGTCGTCACCGGGAACAGGAATGCGTCCGGCGAAAAGTCTGTCCAAATGGAGCTCATCCACCAGCAGTGCGGCAACGTCAGCACGATCAACTTCTTCCTTGACCGCGATCTGCTTGGCAACATCAGTCAGGGTATAATTGCTCATGGCCCGCAGAATCTTCTGGGCACGATTGTAAAGCAGATTTGCTTTATCGTGCCACTTGCCCGGAGAAGCGGAAAGAACAACGCCGAGAACATCTTCGGCCTTACGGAATTCACCGCCCTTGAAATAGGCTTCACCCATAAAATAATGCGCTGCTTCAGTATGGCGATAGTAAGGAAGATCCTCTTCAACCACGTATTTCAGCATCAGCTTGGCATCGGCATAGAGATCTTCCGCCCTCTGCAACCAGCCGCGGGTGGCGATATGACTGTAAACCCGAATACCGGTCACGTAGACACTGAATTTCTGCGATCTATCACGCCTTGCTTCACGCACAGCCTTGTCAAACTGGTCAATTGCCCTTTCAGCATCAACGGCACTGTATTCAGCATCGCTTTCAGCCTCGGCACGCATGGCGTAGACAAGAGCCTTACCTGCAATGGCAGGCGCATATTCATCATCAAGGGCTACTGCCCGCTCAAAACGGACAAACGCCTTATCAGGCATACCTTGATCTATCAGTTCCATCCCCATCAAATAATGATGGGCCGGGTTGTCCTCAATAGACATGGGTTTTACTTTTTTTCCACATCCCGCAAGGGAGAGAATCAAAAGCAGGCCCGTGAGAAATATTAAATATTTTTTCATCCGGTTATCCTCCATGCATTAGAATCCTTCGGGATTCTGCCAACGGAATTTTAAATTCCTGCCATCCATTTTACTCTGGAATTTCTCCACCCCTACATTCTGCAATGCGGTGGAAACGCGCTTAAGCAAGGTTTCGGCACGCAAGGTGGACCAATAGGTCACTTCCATGTTCATACCGTTCTGACGCTTTACTTCTTTGCGCACAAATCCGGGAACGTCCTCAAGAGCTGTACCGATATGGGAAAGTTCGGGAAAACCAAGGAAAGTCAATGTGTAACGAAAACCCTTGCCTCGATCCAACTCAGATTCCATATGCTCAAGCAGCTCACGCGCAATCCTTACTGAAGCCCAGTAAGCTTCAGGTTCAGCGGCTTCAACAGCTCGGCCATAGACTTCAGCTGGCTTACCGGAAAGGCTCACGTATTTTTCAATGGGCCTGCGCACTTCACCGATCTTGAGTCCGTCAGAAATTCTAACGCAGGTCAAATGCATTACAGGATTGGCATCCCTCGGCAACTCAAGATCGACAGTAACAACATAGTCAGCCTTGAGCAGCCTGTTGAACTTGGCAGCCTTATTAAGATTCATGGAACCTTCAATCTCACCGTACTTAGCACGGGACATGGGCCAGTCGATTACTTCGAACTGGAATTTATCTCCGAAAGTACGCGAAACAGCGTGTACAAGTTCTCTCATTGACTGGGGAGGAACGGAATTGAACCCGGCCCCGGAACCGAAAATGAGCAACCTCGGCAGGCCGGACATTTTCTGAAGAATAGCAAGGGTGGTGTAGTCGGAATACATAAGCTTACTATCGACAACGACATCAATAGTAATGACATAACCGTCATCAGTAGCCCCTTCCCTCAACACCTTGTAAGAAGAGATATACCCTTTAGAGTGGCTGGCTATTTCGTCACGGACCAGCACCCCGGACTCAACAAGAGAGTCAGAGGCCAAAGCCGTGCCGATCTGCATTTCAACAGCAGTGCGCAAAGCAGAGTTAAGCGCCTGATGACGATCAACTCCCTCACCGGTAGCCTCCACAGCAAATGCTGTGGAGGCAGCCAGTAATATTGCAAGCGAAATGGCAACCACTTGAGAGTACAGTTTTGCTAAGGACATACAGACCTCATCTTTTTGCGGCAGAAAAACCTACCATTCACTGTTACTCTGCTTTCTACGCTGCTTAACGCGGTGCTGCTTAACGATCTTCACTTCATTACCGGAAATGTAGACACGTCCCTTCATGTTGAGCTTTTTAAGCATGCGAACCATGTTGCGCTTCAGGTGTGCGGAATCAATTGAAGACTTATACCACAATTCGTGATGGGAAGAAGTATTCAGAGCATTGCTCTTAGGACGATGGCTATCGTAACCGGTGAAGATAGTAATGTAATCTTCAACGTCGAGCATATCATCATCGCTGAAGCCATCAAAAATAAGAGTCCATTCGAGAAGACGTCCACTGGAACCGATACCGGAACCTCCGCCACTGCCGGAGCCGCCACCGTCACCATCAGAATAACTGCCGCCTTCGGGATGATACTGGTCAAGTCGGTCAGCAAGTACAGCACCTACGTCTGAACCGATGATTTTGGACATCTTACCGACTGCTTCGAGAACATCATTACGGCTGTAGGGTCTGGGGACAAGCTGATATTGCTGCGGTTCGGCCTCAAAATTGCCCATTCTGGAACCATCCCATACTGATAGGAGTCGTCCTTCAACACGGGCGGTAACCCTGACACTGTTCTGATTACTCTTGGCGTTGGGGTAAATACTGAAAATACAAAGGACATCAATACCGGCATCCTTGGCGATCTGGATAAGCTCGGCATCGTTACGTCTTGTGCGACCCTGAACGTGGGTCATATGGGTCAAGGCTGTTTCATCTTTGACATCGAAACCGAGATTGACCATCTCGTTGGAAATCGCGTTAAGTACCCGTTTAAAAACTCTTGAACTGCGGGGAACAGTATCTGGATCAGCATCCTCGCCAACAATCATAACCCTCGGAAGATCAGTAGCCAAAGCCATGGAAGGCGCCACAAAAAAGCAGACCATGGCTATGAGAAGCAGTATTGGTTTCCTCATGTCACTCTCCTTGAAAATGTATGGTTACATCATTTTGCCCGATTCCCGATGCCCGGACAGGTTCTATGAAACAAATCCTCAACCCTTATCCCGACTTCGGAAATGGTTGATCCTAACCAAGTTAACACAACTATAATTAGTAAATATATTATATTACACAACTTATGCAACATAATTTAAATTTACTGTGCATGTTGCGTACACGCATGGATTTATTCTGCGAATACCCCTGAAATACTGAAAAATAAATCAACATATCGATCCGCTTGCAACAGACACATTGCCCAAAGTTTTTCATATTTCTATTAAGGAGCCCTTTTGTCGGCGCTGTCAGGCTACCTATGTGCATATTGAAAAACACCCTGTTTTATGTATACCACATATAAACGATATTTATCCACGTTTTTTATATTGAAAACATTGCGTGGAAAAAGCGAGGGGAAAAAGAGATACCAATTCCCTACACACTCAACTCAATAGGCTTTTGGGTTAATAAACGACTATCAACAAACTTAAAATAAAGGCTTTTCTTAATGAAACCCAAGAAGACAAATACCGCGACTAAAACATGGGAAATGATGCAGTGCTCCCGCGAAGTGCTAGGGGCAACCTGCATGCAAAAGATTTTCTCTAGAGGTCAAAGCCAGATCAACCGCTACTGTTCATCACCACAACATGAAGACCACCAGCGGAATCCGCTGGACAGACTTCATTTGCTGTTCAGCAAACTGGAAGAAGAAGGAGAAAAAGAACTCGTTATCGCAGCACTAAACCACCTATGCGGCTCAATAGGATACAGAGTTCAAGAGCAACAGGAGATCATTCCCGACAAATTAACAGTCGAAGAAGAATGCCTTGATGATTATCCTGAAAAAGTTGAACTGGACAGATTGATCACCACCAATGCCGCTCCGGAACTTGTCCGAAGACAGGGAGAGCACACCTGCCGGGAAATAATGGAAACAGTGACCAGTTATGAGGAGCACTGCAAAAAGAAAGGATAAGAAAAACCCCGCCCTGAAATAAATTCAGGACGGGGTTAAAATTTAACCGAAGTTCTTTTATTACTTCTTCATATTAACATACTGGAAAGGCATATCAAGATCCGAATCTCTGACCAGAGCAATAACGGACTGCAGATCATCCAGTTTTTTACCGGTAACGCGGACCTGATCATCCTGAATAGCAGCCTGAACTTTCAATTTACTGGCTTTGATCAACTTTACGATCTTTTTAGCTGTATCTTTATCGATCCCTTCTTTCAATTTAATTTCCTGCTTGAGCTGAGCGCTGGAAGTAGGCTCAACCTTACCGAAATCAAGAGATCTGGGATCAACCTTACGTCTGGTGAAATGAGTAATCATCATATCCTTAACGGCCTTGATTTTCATTTCATCGCCGGTAACGAGGCTGATGGTATTTGTCTTTTTGTTCAGATCAATTTCAGTATTCACCCCGCGAAAATCGTAACGGGTATCAATTTCTTTAAGTACGTTGTTTACAGCGTTATCAACTTCCTGTGCGTCGATCTGGCTGACAATATCAAAAGACGGCATTGTATATCCTCCATATAAGATAAATAGCTGTTTGAAGTCGCTCGTAATCTAACAATCGGCAAGACATAGTCAAGTCCTGCGTGCCCATGAGGATCAAGATTTCAAGGCTTCACCAACTGATGGGTATATATTAAAAATGGTATTAAGCTTAGTAAGCTTGAATATCTGCTCCACTTTTGGATGCAGTCCGGCAATCAAAAGACGTCCGTCTTTCGGCATGCAATTCGTAATTGGAATCAACCCGGCAAGACCGCAGGAATCCATAAATAGAACAGCAGAAAGATCGAGCACAAAGCTCCTGCCTCCTTTACTAACCAAAGAAGACACATGCTCCTGTAATTCGGATGAATTAGTTGCATCAACCCTGCTTTCACCAACACGCAGAATGACAAAGTCCCCGACCCTTTCATGAGACAAAATCATAATCTGCTCCTCAACAATTTATATAATTAGCTTGCATTCCATTGCTGTATACAAAAAGAACTGTCAATTCGAAACATTACAATGTACTACAACACCAACCTATAAAATTTAGCATTCCAAGCCGGAGAGGGCAACCGCTATGTATATTCTGAATCTAAACTACATTAAACCATTAGAAAATATTGATGCGTTACTGGAAGAGCACATCAAATTTCTAAAAAAACATTATGAAAATGGAACCTTCATAGCCTCAGGCCGTAAAGTACCACGCACCGGGGGGATCATTCTCGCCAGAAACATTGATCTGGAACAACTTGAAAAGACCATTAATGAAGATCCCTTCAAACGCGAAGGCGTTGCTGAATACGAAATTATTGAATTCATCCCTACAATGATGGCGGATGGTTATGAAATTCTAAAAGAGACTCCAGAATATTAATATTAAAGGGCCGAAACAACTTAGTTCCGGCCCTGAATTAATCAGAAATAGCTACTCGGGCAACTTTCAATTCCCTATCATCAAACCGACTGCGCTTGGTGTTCCAATCATCCATGAATTGCAGACATTCTTCGCCAATCACAGGTCTGCTAAAATAATATCCCTGAAAACAGGTTCCGCCGATCTTTCGCAAGCTTCTTAATTGCTCAGCATTTTCAACCCCTTCAACTACTACCTTCATCTCAATATTCCGGCAAAGTTCAAGGATGCTTGTAACAATATGCCTGTTCACATCATTCAAAGAGCCGAATGTAAGCGTTCTATCGATCTTAACCTTATCAATGGGCAGTGCTCTCAAATAGCGCAATGAAGTATGCCCCATACCAAAATCATCAATTGAAATACGGATTCCCAGTTCACGCAGCCGGTTAAGATTTTGAAGTTCCCGTCCACTTGTTGACATGGCAACAGACTCGGTAATTTCGATCTCAAGACAATAAGGCGGAACTCCCGCAGACCTCAGACACCCGAGGACTTTATCTTCGAGACCTTTATTTTTAAATAGTGATGGAGGGAAATTGACCGAAACAAAAAGATGGTAACCGAATCTTTCCTGCCAGACGGCAAGTTGGCTGCAAGATTCCCTGAGAACGAAATAACTTAACTCATCAATACAATTCATATCCTCTGCCAGCGCGACCACCACTTCCGGTGAGATATAACCGTAAGCAGGATGATTCCACCTAATTAACGCCTCAGCACCTAAAATTTCTCCGGCATCGTCATCAATTTGAGGCTGGAAGACTACATACAGCTGTTCTTCCGCTCTCAGAGCCCGAACAAGGTCGGAAGCTAATGATCTGGCCACAAACCCTTCAAAACCGGGTAAACCAACGCATTTAAATCCGGTTGAAACATCTTCACCTCTAGCGGCAACAATAATTTCATTCATGCCCCGGTCATACTGTTTTTTCATCACCCGGTCGGAAATCAATACAAAAGGCATATACAGCCCTACGCCGAGGCCTAAAATTACCACCTGCAACAAAACCCCGCCCCATGTTCCTGTCGACATATATCCATTTAAAAACACAGGAGTTGTCCAATGCACGGCATGAACAATAAACGGAACAACACCCAAGAAGGTGGCAGCATAAGCAATACAGTAAGCAATAGCAGGAATTAAAATAAAAGGAATCGCATAAACTGGGTTAAGGACCAAAGGAATACCGAACAGCAAGGGTTCATTAACATTGAACAAACAAACTAAAAGAGCTAGCTGCGAAATTCTTTTGGTACCTGAATCGCGGCCTTTCAGAAAAATAGCTATGAGCAGGCTCATGGTCAGCCCTGAACCGCCAATCATCGTATAATTGTCCAAAAATCCTTTGGTAAGGATATGTGTCGGTGCAAACCCTGATTGAAAGTTCATAATATTTGCAGCCATGTTGTCTGCTAAAACAGTACTGTCAAAAAGAGAAAGGGTATTTGGACCATGAGCCCCAAAAAACCAAAGCAATTGCGAAGTAAATGTATAAATCAGACCGCTAAAAAACTCAGACCCTGAAAGATTCACAACAACAAGTACGGCACTGCGATACAAATCACATAAGCTGTCATATCCACTCAGTAAAACGACATGTTTTAATAAAACAAATATCAATATAACAGCAACACAGGCCGGAATTAAGGAAAGTATCTCTCTGGAAAATATATCATATCCAGATCCGGACACAGCAAGCCTGAAACGAAGCAGAATAAACTTATGCAGAAGAAAACTTGAAAGAGAAGAAACAAAGAATGCCTGGGCAATACCTTTGCCGAGTGAGGCTATTTCAGAAAAGGATGAAAAATTAATATCACCATGCAATACAAAAAAACATGACAATGATATTACTACAAACAAATTAGGACTGATATATTCGCCAGAGTATTCTTTATTGTGGCTAAGTCCGAAATTGTAGCTCATGCTGCAGAGCAAAACTAAAGCAGCAACTCCGTATGTTGCGCTTACTACATCATGCAGAAGTTTGGTTAATGTGCCCGAAAGAATCCCGGAATCTTTGAGAAATGGGAAATTGAGCAGGCAAAGGAATACAGCCCCGACAACTATAAGCGGAAAGACCTGTAGTTGACTCCTCTGCAACACCCGGAAGAAAACCCGCGACCCAATCCAATCCAGCCACCGACCTAGAGTCGACATCACTAGAATATCAGTAATAACTAGGTTCTTGAACTTATTCATTAAGTATTCTGTCATGAACTGCTATGTATAATTAGTTTCCTCTCTCCTGACTCCATTATGAATTCATAGACACAATTAAGAGCAAAATCAACGTCAACCGGAAGCAAATACACACTTACTCAATTTTATCTTCCAAAAACGCACCCAGCTTCTTATCAGTATCGTTTATGTGAGTAACCAGCCAATCACTTAAATAATTCAAGATATCCATAGTTAGGATGCAGGTTCCGTCTGCACACCCATTCTCGATCTCCTTAACCTTATCAATAAATTCTTGATGCTTGAGCTTATGGGCAGGAGCCTCAGGATAATCAAACTTATCCATAAATTTTTCTTCAGTACCAAAATGATCCACTGAATACCTGCGCATATCCTCAATCACCTCAATAGCCTGAGGCCGATCACTTGCACCGGAAACAAGCAGATCATAAACCCGATTTACCATTGCCACCAATCCCTTATGCTGCTCATCAATCTCAGCAATACTAACAGACAAAGAATCACTCCACTTCAACATAGACATTTACTGCCTCCTAAAACTATTTTTCTTTGCTCAAATAAGGGGTTGCGTCTTCTACATCACACTGTTCAGGTGCGAGAAATTTTTCAGCGTATTCCATAAATACATTTTTGCGCAGAAATACATCCATAACATCGCCGTCAATATGCTGATCACTGCGCATAAAAGTCATTATCTTTAATGCTTCAGACAGTTTTTTTGCTTTCTTGTACGGCCTGTCCGAAGCAGTAAGCGCTTCAAAAATGTCGGCTATGGCCAGTATCCGTGTTTCAACGGAAAGACTGGATATATCCTTCTTCAAAGGATAACCGGTTCCGATCAACGTCTCATGGTGCCCGGTGGCTATTTCAGTTACCCTCTCAAGATGCTTTGGAAAAGGAATCTGCGAAAGCATATCAAGACCGCTAAGCATATGCGCATTAATCTTGAAACGTTCTTCGTCTGTGAGAGTTCCCCGCGAAATCATCAGGTTATACAGCTCCCCACGGTTATATTCATTTTCCGGGACATCGATAGGATTTCCGCACGCATCCCTGATATGAGCATAATTGCTCGTTCTAGGAATTATATGCTCAGGCTTATCCATAAGCAGTTTTTCCCATACAGGTAACTCCACTCCGGAATCACGCATACGCTCAAGCTCGAAATGTCCTACTCCTAAGCGTTTATCAAAATAGCGTAGCCACTTTCGCTTACCAATCTCAGCCAAGCGCTCCTTGCGCTCATCTGACATGAATTCACCGCCGATATTGCACTCGGCCAGAAAAGAAAAATCATCTTCCAATTGTTTAATTCCGACATCCAACTCTTGTTTCAGCTCAGCTTGATTCCCCCCATTGGCAAGCTTTCGATAATACTCTATTTCAGCATCACGGCGCAAAACCTCAAATCTCATTCGTACTTCATGAATACGGTCATAGATGGTTTCAAGCTTTGTTGCTTTATCCACCACATATTCCGGCGTGGTAACTTTACCGCAATCATGCAACCAGCCGGCGACCCACAACTCCCTCCACTCTTCATCTGTTTCCACACGAAAATCTTTGAGCGGTCCGCTCTCAGTCTCATGAACAGCTTTAGTCAACATCTCCGCCAGAACCGGAACACGGGTGCAATGCCCGCCGGTATAAGGAGATTTGGCGTCAATTGACGCAGCAATTACCTTGATGAATGCATTAAATAACTCTTCCAAAGAATTAACCAGATTACGGTTATCCAATGCCACCGCAGCCTGGGCAACAAGCGACCCCAGCAAATCATCCAGACCGTCTTCAAAAAGCCCCCCCTCTCTGGAATTAAACAGCTGAATAACACCGAGGATCTCATCACTTCTCGTAATAATGGGGGCCGTAATCATTGAATGGATGTGCCCACGCTCCGGTTCATGCTCCAATCCGGTAGGGAATAAAGAAAGTTCCACCCCTTTTACAGAAAAAACCTCGCGTTTGTTATAAGCTTCACAGGCATACCACAGCACTGAATCCTTACTTACAAAGTCAATAATTTCCGGGATAACCATAACTCTAGGCACAGGATTTTCCGAAAGACCGCCGAGAACAATACTTGAAGAATCAAGTGAAAGCAGCTCAGCTGCAAGCTTATTTCCTTCCATCAAATAGATTACCCCGCCATCGGCCTCCACAAGATCACGCGCTGAATCAAAAATTAATGAAACAAGTCTTTCTAATTCTTTTTCAGAAGAAAGAGCCAAGCCGCAGGAAACAAGTTTTTCCAGCTTTCCCTGAGTAGTAATAAGATTGGCGGTTTTATCACGGATGGTTTCCTTCATAAGAAGGCCGGCCTTGCCAAGAGTATCGAGCTCTTTAATTCGCGAATTAAGGGGAGGCGACTCAGAAAAATCAAAACTTTGTACTTTTTTAGCCTCGCGTAAAAGCACACTCATAACACGGGTTCCCCTGCGTGCAATGTATACTGATGCAAAAGACAATAACAGCAGGAGAATTGCCGAACTGTACATAATTCGAGTCGACATTCTGGAAATATGCCCGGTCACATCACTTACCGGTGCCGCTGCCGCAACAACCAATTGCAATCCGCTATTCTCGTAAATCGGAGTAAGGCTGGCCATATAATCCTGACCGTCAGAACCTTCAAAAAATGAACAACATGTTCTGCTATCTTCAGGTATTGGGATATGGCGGGCCACACACTTTACTGTATTATCGGGATATGAAACCGCCATGGGAAGCTGTAAATTACTCCCCATAACCGCCCAATCCTTATTGGGATATGCGACCATGCGGTTATCATTGTCCACAATCCAAAGCAGACCGTTATCGCTGACATTCTGCTT contains the following coding sequences:
- a CDS encoding bacteriohemerythrin, which gives rise to MSMLKWSDSLSVSIAEIDEQHKGLVAMVNRVYDLLVSGASDRPQAIEVIEDMRRYSVDHFGTEEKFMDKFDYPEAPAHKLKHQEFIDKVKEIENGCADGTCILTMDILNYLSDWLVTHINDTDKKLGAFLEDKIE
- a CDS encoding HD domain-containing phosphohydrolase, with the protein product MERKWSIASLICCLLVGTCLLTTGTILFIVKSQSDQAAIESAEEYFEEITDKTAAKLDAFIEPVVALANVAGETLCMEASAIKEAAYSNKFKALKIMLDSNNQLMSAYLGYEDGSFYQVIAPRGIENIITKYEAPEGCAYIERLLLVDDGDGQVQRWRYFDSSQHLLGERFDTSSYDPRERSWYRQALLSCGTIFTSPYVFSSSGMPGITCARTLGDGTGVFGLDISLNQLGSMLAKQNVSDNGLLWIVDNDNRMVAYPNKDWAVMGSNLQLPMAVSYPDNTVKCVARHIPIPEDSRTCCSFFEGSDGQDYMASLTPIYENSGLQLVVAAAAPVSDVTGHISRMSTRIMYSSAILLLLLSFASVYIARRGTRVMSVLLREAKKVQSFDFSESPPLNSRIKELDTLGKAGLLMKETIRDKTANLITTQGKLEKLVSCGLALSSEKELERLVSLIFDSARDLVEADGGVIYLMEGNKLAAELLSLDSSSIVLGGLSENPVPRVMVIPEIIDFVSKDSVLWYACEAYNKREVFSVKGVELSLFPTGLEHEPERGHIHSMITAPIITRSDEILGVIQLFNSREGGLFEDGLDDLLGSLVAQAAVALDNRNLVNSLEELFNAFIKVIAASIDAKSPYTGGHCTRVPVLAEMLTKAVHETESGPLKDFRVETDEEWRELWVAGWLHDCGKVTTPEYVVDKATKLETIYDRIHEVRMRFEVLRRDAEIEYYRKLANGGNQAELKQELDVGIKQLEDDFSFLAECNIGGEFMSDERKERLAEIGKRKWLRYFDKRLGVGHFELERMRDSGVELPVWEKLLMDKPEHIIPRTSNYAHIRDACGNPIDVPENEYNRGELYNLMISRGTLTDEERFKINAHMLSGLDMLSQIPFPKHLERVTEIATGHHETLIGTGYPLKKDISSLSVETRILAIADIFEALTASDRPYKKAKKLSEALKIMTFMRSDQHIDGDVMDVFLRKNVFMEYAEKFLAPEQCDVEDATPYLSKEK